The Fervidibacillus albus genome contains a region encoding:
- a CDS encoding glycine betaine uptake BCCT transporter — protein sequence MKKISNVFWIVSGIILACLLFGVIAPETFERGTSYVQTLITDYFGWYYLILVSAILLFCIFLIFSPVGVIKLGKPDEKPAFSRATWFAMLFSAGMGIGLVFWGAAESLAHYMSPPTVEGETIAAQKEAMRYTFFHWGIHAWAIYALVALSLAYSQFRKDEPGLISATLKPIIGEKANGKIGTLIDVLAVFATIVGVATTLGFGAAQINGGLSYLTGIPNNFRVQIIIVIVVTVLFIMSAWSGISKGIKYLSNINLISATILLLLMFIIGPTVLILNMFTETLGGYLQNIVQMSFRIAPLKAEQRNWINGWTIFYWAWWIAWSPFVGIFIARVSRGRTIREFLTGVLILPAIVSFLWFTVFGTSSIEVQKSGAVNLTDFPTEQILFVVFDQFPWSTLLSIVAIALILTFFVTSADSATFVLGMQTTYGSLTPPNIVKLTWGIAQSTMALILLYSGGLLALQNALIIAAFPFSIVIVLMMVSLYRSLSKEKRELGLYFRPKSKKHEN from the coding sequence ATGAAGAAAATATCAAATGTATTTTGGATTGTATCAGGAATTATTTTAGCATGTTTGTTGTTTGGAGTGATTGCACCAGAGACCTTTGAGAGAGGAACGAGTTACGTACAAACGTTAATTACCGATTATTTTGGTTGGTACTATTTAATATTAGTGTCAGCGATCCTCCTTTTTTGTATATTCCTCATTTTCAGTCCTGTCGGCGTCATTAAATTAGGCAAACCGGATGAGAAACCTGCCTTTTCAAGAGCAACGTGGTTTGCAATGTTATTTAGTGCCGGCATGGGAATCGGACTCGTTTTTTGGGGAGCTGCCGAATCCCTCGCCCATTATATGTCACCGCCAACCGTTGAAGGAGAGACGATTGCCGCGCAAAAGGAAGCGATGCGCTATACGTTTTTCCATTGGGGAATTCATGCGTGGGCGATTTATGCACTCGTAGCTTTGTCCCTCGCCTATTCCCAATTTCGAAAAGATGAACCGGGATTGATTTCAGCAACGTTAAAACCGATTATCGGTGAAAAAGCAAATGGAAAAATCGGAACGCTTATCGACGTTTTAGCTGTTTTTGCAACGATTGTTGGCGTAGCTACAACGTTAGGTTTCGGTGCTGCTCAGATCAATGGCGGTTTATCTTATTTGACAGGTATACCGAATAATTTTAGGGTGCAAATCATTATCGTCATCGTCGTTACCGTATTGTTTATCATGTCTGCATGGAGTGGAATCAGTAAAGGGATTAAATATTTAAGTAATATTAACTTAATCTCAGCAACAATTTTACTTCTTCTCATGTTTATTATAGGTCCAACGGTTCTTATTTTAAATATGTTTACTGAAACGCTCGGAGGTTATTTGCAAAATATTGTGCAAATGAGTTTTCGGATTGCTCCCTTAAAAGCTGAACAGCGAAATTGGATTAATGGGTGGACGATTTTTTACTGGGCTTGGTGGATCGCTTGGTCACCCTTTGTCGGTATTTTTATTGCAAGGGTATCTCGAGGAAGAACGATTCGGGAATTTTTAACCGGCGTTCTCATTCTTCCAGCAATCGTAAGTTTCCTTTGGTTTACCGTTTTCGGTACATCTTCCATCGAAGTCCAAAAATCCGGCGCCGTCAACTTAACGGACTTTCCGACCGAACAAATTCTTTTTGTCGTATTTGATCAATTTCCTTGGTCAACCCTTCTTTCAATCGTTGCCATTGCCTTGATTTTAACATTCTTTGTCACGTCGGCGGACTCGGCCACCTTCGTCCTCGGCATGCAAACAACATACGGCTCACTAACCCCTCCGAACATAGTGAAACTTACGTGGGGAATTGCCCAGTCGACAATGGCGTTAATCTTATTATATAGCGGTGGACTATTGGCATTACAAAACGCTTTAATTATTGCCGCCTTTCCTTTTTCCATCGTCATCGTCCTCATGATGGTCTCTTTGTACCGATCGTTATCTAAAGAAAAACGAGAATTGGGGCTTTATTTCCGACCGAAATCGAAAAAACACGAAAATTGA
- a CDS encoding LysR family transcriptional regulator translates to MELRQLRYFVEVAERQHMTEAAEHLHVAQSAISFQIGKLEAELGVKLFERVGRNVKLTQIGHIFLEHAKKALDAIDQAKAKVDEYLDPEHGTIRIGYLSSLANYVLPMIISSFKREYPNISFHLRQGSYANLIQSVKNGELNLSFIGPVPNDEQLTTHVLFTEHFFALVPDHHSLAEKDSIFLHELKNDDFVVFAKGYVFHKIVIDACQQAGFRPKISAEGEDMDAIKGLVSAGLGVSLIPDQTLYNVPRMTKKISIQHPEVKRSVGMIIGKNRELTPSEKTFYHFVKKFYENLARY, encoded by the coding sequence ATGGAGTTACGACAATTGCGGTATTTTGTCGAAGTAGCGGAAAGACAGCATATGACGGAAGCAGCGGAACATTTACACGTCGCCCAATCGGCCATTAGTTTTCAAATTGGGAAATTAGAAGCGGAACTCGGAGTTAAACTTTTTGAGCGGGTAGGTAGAAATGTAAAATTAACCCAAATTGGGCACATTTTCCTCGAACATGCAAAAAAAGCATTGGATGCAATCGATCAAGCGAAGGCAAAGGTCGATGAATATTTAGACCCGGAACACGGAACGATTCGAATCGGCTATTTATCAAGTTTAGCCAATTACGTTTTACCGATGATCATCTCTTCCTTTAAAAGAGAATATCCGAACATTTCCTTTCATTTGCGTCAAGGTTCCTATGCTAATTTAATTCAATCGGTGAAAAACGGGGAGTTGAACCTTTCTTTTATCGGTCCTGTCCCTAATGATGAACAATTGACGACACACGTTTTATTCACCGAACACTTTTTTGCCCTCGTCCCCGATCACCACTCTTTAGCGGAAAAGGATAGTATCTTTTTACATGAATTGAAAAATGATGATTTTGTCGTCTTTGCGAAGGGCTATGTGTTTCATAAAATTGTAATCGATGCGTGTCAACAAGCCGGTTTCCGTCCAAAAATTAGTGCTGAAGGTGAAGATATGGATGCGATCAAAGGTCTCGTTTCCGCAGGACTTGGAGTTAGTTTAATTCCGGATCAAACGCTATACAACGTACCGAGGATGACAAAAAAAATATCGATTCAACATCCGGAAGTAAAACGGTCAGTCGGCATGATTATCGGAAAAAATCGAGAACTGACCCCATCGGAAAAAACATTTTATCATTTCGTGAAAAAATTTTATGAGAATTTGGCAAGATATTAA